The sequence below is a genomic window from Theobroma cacao cultivar B97-61/B2 chromosome 6, Criollo_cocoa_genome_V2, whole genome shotgun sequence.
attttaagaagaTTTGCTGATCAAAACCAATTGGTCGAGACATAAATGTAGTCTTTTGACTAGAAGGCGCGCACATggttttttcttgtttaaagACCCTTGTTTCTTGGCTTTAAGTGTTAGCGTGCTCTGCTCTTCCATTCTTTTCAAGTTTCCAAACCAATTGAAGGCTAAGACTATCAATTTGACATTTCTTGTTACAAAGGATTCCTCCTTTCCCCTTTTAGCAAAGTTATATCTgctcaaatttaaaaattcttaacCATTCATTGTGTCATAGCATAATGTTGATATCACGAATTtcacattaataaaaaatatataaattttaatataaaaataaatttttttattcatctaACATACATgtattttaagttgaaattacAGATCAAAATCtacttaatttttcacttacgtgaatttcttttgttgtcGACTCATGACATTAGGGgtattgataaaaaaaatcaatatatcCATGATGGTTGAGAAAGGAAAGTTTGCTTTTTTCCATCTCAgtccccttttattttttggttatcATTTTCATATATGAATTCACTTTTATATCTTTCATGCATGTTTAGTGAGTAAAGCtcaaatatttttacattATTAAAAGTATGAGAGTATAATAgtaacaaaatttgaaataacaatgtctttttctcattattgattaagatcatgaaaataaaaaataaaatcataacaaAAAGATCATTTCGTGTTATCTTGAATATTTTAAACAACATGGTCTTTcgtctcttttttttttaaataaaattcatataaaataagcataatatttaaaagaagtttttgaattatttaaaaaaattaaataattttttactttttattatgtttaatcaaGTCTTTATCCTTTTACTTTATCTAAATAAACTCTCATAATGGTTGACTATctattgttaattaaaatgactctgataattttttatatcacGTGGTATTGACATGACATATTGATATGTTATAGTAGAAGATAATATAATATGCTGATGTGACGTAATGGTATAACCATATGACATTTTTATCTTCTATGTTAATGTCACATTAACGTCATGTAAGTATAACATTGACAAAtggtattttgattaatgacaattaattcatcattagtcataaagatttattttgctcaaaattaaaatataagatttgattgaatataataaaaaataaaaattttataaatttatagcTACTAAAACAAAAACTTAAGACTTTAAAGCTAAGCAAATTTCAAGAGGTTAAGCCAAAATCTtagttttgaatttgtttattCGTTCACTTACTAAAAAACATAGCTacttaagaaattaattacgAGAGGCAATCAGTTGTAGGGGTAAGCAAATGGGTAGATTGAGTGGTTTGATCCACCATACTTAAAGACCAAATatactaattatttttaaaaaatcgatcaaaattaatcaaatatagAATTGGTTTGGTTGGTTCAGTTTTGGACCAATGGACcaaaattttatcacttttattttacaaattataatattaaaatttataaacttcatctgtaattatatatatatatatatgaaattaataatataacttatatgttataatgatttatattaaagtttgtataaataacaACTAGTTATAAACAAGATGTTACAAAATCTAAGATAATACCTAATAAACTTATTaagtgtaatcatataaataaagtttattataagttatagtaatacttatgtataaattaaatatatgtatgtataatatattactttattatatatataattaaggATACAAGTTACATGTTATAATGTTATATaaaagtttgtataaataataactaattataaataatatgttataaaatctaaggtgataattaataaagttattaagtgtaattatataaataaaatatattataagttatagtaatatttatgtataaattaaatatgtatatataacatattactttattatatatatatatataattaatgacataacttatatgttataatattttatatcaaagtttgtataaaaaacaacaaattctaaaaaatatattataaaatctaagataataattaataaatttattaagtgtaattatataaataaatttatgataaattatagtaatatttatgtataaattaaatatatatataatatttatacaattatatatattcataatatttttatattacgAAACATTACTAAAGTgtaacaattataataaattaatatgtaTGATATTTACtatcaaatattataatattaacgtataagttatatcatttaaaatatataacttgtaattttaacttaatataaatttataaataaatatatatataaaatattaaattactataattatgatttgtatatgtatatataatatcttaatatattttaagtatattattaattaagtttactatcaattctttttaatatatatgaaaatattatatatattaatatacatataaatatataaaaatttaatttaattttttgatggattgatttaaaagttttaaaatcgAGAACCGaccaaaacaataattaaatcgAATATTTACTTTGAATGAGTAATTCATCTGGATTGAATTTACTCACTCATAATCAACCGAGCTAAACAAACCAAAACCGACACACTGTGATTGACCATATTAGTTGACCGCATGATCCTTCCCCTTAATCAACGGCTTTAAAAGCACTTGCCAAATTTATCACCCCAGACTGTTGAAAACGAACATTATCGCATAGAACTTGGAAAGAAAACAGTTTCAGTGCCTTGCCTTGGGCTGTAGTACTAGGAACATTAAAGCTcaactttttatctcacaaaagAACACCTaacactttttctctctctctgtctgtCGTGATGACGCGTTTTAATGGCGGCTAAACCTTCAAATCATCTTCGTCTTCATTTTAGCTTAAGATAAAACTGTAgcattcctttcctttttatatttagtttgtttaaaacttaaaccaaaaccaaaacaatcGCTCcaaatgtttttcttcttctttctcttctccttcgctctttctttcttattctttttcttttctttctactATAAAAATCTCCataaacaacaacaacaacaacagcaAGAAGGAAAAACCGAGAATGAACCGGCCCTTTTGAACCGCTCTCTCTCAGATATTGTTGATAAAAAACCCCAAACCCGGGAAAATGACCCGACCCATTTGCACCATTCGCTTCTTCTAGAGATCTTGCCTTTTGATTCTACAAAATGGGCTGGTTTGTTTACCGGTGAAAATCAACGAAGGGGAGATAAGGGCCAAGTCGGGTCTGGTCGAGAAGTGGAACGCTGTGAATCGGAAAGTGGGGATCAGAGgacgaagaagaagaagaaaagggggaagaagaagagattCAATTCCAaaggtgaagaagaaaatggggAAGAAAGGTGTAGTTCTGTtgaggaagagaaaaagaaaagggaagaatcGGGTCAGGGTTGTCCGCGTCCTCGGCTCAAGCCGGAGCTGGTTTGCTTGTACCCTTTTACATCGACGAGCAGTGCCACGCAAAGGAAAATCAAACAACAGTATGATCAGCTTGTTAAGTGTCATGAAAACCAAGGATTAACATTGGCTCAGGTcggttctctctctctctcttgttttttctttttattattacttcgtaattttgatttttcatggttaTTTTATCTGTTGATTTATTTAGCCAGTAATAATAAAGGTTACACTTTCTGTAATCTGTATTTATTGTAGtttaagatttttcttttgaacgCTGCTTTAATATATGGGCTATCTTTATAGTAAAGAAATTCCCGTTGTTGCTTGTGTTTTAAGATATCTTTAAGTGCTTTTTTAGTTCTTTAACTTTCTTTAGGCTAGTTGGACAACAATTTGTAAAGCCTTTTCTCATTCCAAGCTATAGTTGaaacttcttttctttgcttaCATTGAGGTAAGATTATCCACTTCGGAATTCTTTATgactttctttgtttcttttctgcAACAAGATGTTATAAAGGAATagaatttgaaaacttttgcGTGAATAAAGGTACAAACTCATTTGAGGAAACCTAGGCCACATTTGGACATAACTTGAATACTAGGGTTTAGTTTCCGTTAGTTAAGATGATCCTCAAACCCTTTGGTTGATTGTTTTCATCTTATTTGGCTTGCTCTGTA
It includes:
- the LOC18596133 gene encoding uncharacterized protein LOC18596133, producing the protein MFFFFFLFSFALSFLFFFFSFYYKNLHKQQQQQQQEGKTENEPALLNRSLSDIVDKKPQTRENDPTHLHHSLLLEILPFDSTKWAGLFTGENQRRGDKGQVGSGREVERCESESGDQRTKKKKKRGKKKRFNSKGEEENGEERCSSVEEEKKKREESGQGCPRPRLKPELVCLYPFTSTSSATQRKIKQQYDQLVKCHENQGLTLAQVGEFANCLIEARNELQHKSEVIKRKFTITKALLFKADRSSFDRLRQQIFKLEMEQKRLEEDAFVYNWLQQQLKLSPAYKKMLEIGACMELKSKSGELMEGTDTEFADISFEELLAQEKKDSFWQKNGKSRLSSN